ttttttgtgttcacgttctctttaaaacttgagaaattgccttgcgcggaatgcgtgacgttttcgttgccacgttgCCAAGTTTAAATTAAGCTCAGGGATTTTTGAGTGACGGACAGCAACAGAGACTTCTTCCCTTTTTATATGTCTTGACGCCACCTCATTTGTATTGATAAGTGTCTTACAGAGACGATCTGCCTGAAAATTTTGCCGAAGAACCATTGCCTAACAATGCAAAAAGTCCACTTCCGGTGGCCGTTGAATCGCCTTAACTTAACCAGAAACGTCACGCGATATTCAAACGAACCGATAAAATACATCATTGTGgcttttttgtttactttcgaACATGGCAGTTTTAACGTTTTGTATAGATAAACGAATGCCggaaaagaagtatttccagcagaagtttttgttgtgtaattgtcatttgacggcaggaattccctttggaggaatgccattgagtttgctttaTCGGTTCTTACagtggccttcactggacggaaaaacggtaacttttcatcacctcttctaaagaaataagtgattcaataatagagaaggatACGtagtttaatttcaacaaaaacggttctaaaatctaacaataatcgataATGAAAATACGCAACCGCTACTAAATGagttttaaaaacaatttcgaaaacgtcacgcattccgcgcaaggcgaaaagggtttttttgggggtgggggggggattttctgtttagaatatccgagtagacgcagcgagaaaggaaatgtttatttcgcaaactacagattttcatttcgtaaactacagattctcgtttcgcaaactacagattttcatttcgcaaactacagatttcaacttcgtttcgtcccattttgtttcgttccatttcgtttcgcaaactacagtaacaTTATCGATTACTTTTCGATTAGTAAACATTTGAAACTCGTCTCAGTTCCTAGCGCAATGATATACATAGTTTATTATGCAAAtgtaaattaatttatttttggttCATTATAAGTCCGAATACATGATATAGCAACCGTACCGTCGAGCAGTTTCATAACCTTTGTTAAATTGTGAAGTATATATGGGGCGCTCGTCGAAAGACAAAAGAGATATTTATTACAGACTTGCCAAAGAGGAAGGTTGGAGAGCGAGAAGTGCCTATAAGTTGTTACAACTCAACGATGATTTCGACCTTTTGAGTGGAGTAAACCGTGTTGTGGATTTGTGTGCTGCTCCTGGAAGCTGGAGTCAAGTACTGAGCAGGAAACTGATCAACGAGCGTCCACAAGCTGATGACGAAGTAAAAATCGTAGCAGTTGACTTGCAGTCCATGGCACCTCTTCCTGGTGTTGTCCAAATACAGGGGGACATCACGAAAGTAAGaaccatttgaaaattgctcgcTTATTAAGTTGATAGATTTCAGGGCTCGGGGCTTAACAAAGATCTATCAACGAAAACGTACGTAGTTGATGTTAATATGATACAAGAATTTTTCTCGTGATAATTCGATAATACTCGATATATGTCAGGGATTGTCAGTATACAAGTTAAGCTAAGTGTCGATAAAAGTCAAAAATCACAAGATTATCAATGCATCGGCTGCAAAAATTATAATGGCAGTGAAACAGTTTCAAAGTAAATCCACGTCGAAATAAAGCTAAATAATGTTAAGTAATCCGACTGGGCCGGGTAACCAAATGGTCTGTTGCTGTACGTTACAAGGATCAAACATTTACCATGATGAAAAACGATTTAAAGTGTTTGCTTCATCTTCTCTGATCTTCTTCTAAAATGTATTCAATTTGACAGATTGAGTTTTGTATCGAgtagcaatgataggtaattTACCTagcttaaggttactgtagaccgtcaaaggccaaattttgtgattttttttttctttgctcataatatagctaaaacatcgatttaaaatttggtgaaaaaaattaattaaaatcatttaatgatcgcaagatatcggggaaaaactatttttggagaagagttaataaacaactaactcatctagcgcctgtggatttacGCAGGAAAttttatgtgggacttaaattacaaacatttgcatattttgtttacaatgcatgtttcgctgtttcgcgttgtttgggtcgttttctcctttctgtttttctagacgcttttccctttgatttaacGTTGCCCATTACTAGTATATCGCCGCAATTCAACGGTATTCGTATGCGACTAGAAAccttcccgcgaattcaatgggctatttttgttgcgagccgttCCCGGGGTtcgaaccttgtgtttcattggtcggcggcatgacccagttgacagccgctttgatgaagtgagaaaagcttttaaaactttaggagtctaaatctcgggctttatttttgcgtggatttcccttcttctagcgaattaatagggtatatagatttgacggattcttatgaaatttggccaaaatgttccttggttatcaatgcgcaaaagtgtgtgaggcttttttgatattctaaatattttcccttttacgcgttctcaatttacgaagatccgcaaatattcaattcgccaacttcaaaatagattttctcggcaaccaatcggaataacgaaaaagcctcacaaacttttgtagtctatcacctactgattgataTTGTGCACTTTGTTTGCTCGTTcatgcgagcaggaaggcaggtaattcagtttagcaaatagtgtcaattttgcgtttgaaggtttgcacgcgcttactattaaatcaaatccaaaaaaaaattatttcttctgattctaaattttactagctttacgatgatatatagttttctatggttataacataagagacgcgcatgcgagtgattcttcggaagacacccctgaaggtctacagtaaccttaacaCATAGGTCAAGGCTTGTTAAATTAACAGAATAAATAGAAGCATACATAAATTACAAGTAATAACCTAATGTCAGTTGCTCTGCAACAACTCTGATTCTACCTAGTAATTGTTACTAGTTTGATCTCAGCTGAAAGAAAATGCAGTTTTTATGGCTTAATGGTTAtgtttattaattttgagcTTCCTGCTCCGTAAAAACATCAGTAAAACAATGGTCAGTATAAAAtacggactacggactacggactacAGACTGCTGACCACGGACTGGGTGTAAAGCACGGGCTTGGGTATAAGATATGGACTGAGCATTATGTACTCTATAGTAGGCTTGATTACCAGCCGCTGTTAGGGAAGTGAGCCTGCACTCCTCCCCCAGTGGAAATTGAGCCTAGTATGAACAAGCGCACACTGTGCAAAGGCGACATCTTCCTCATGCTATGTAGCCTGGCCTATGTGAAAAAATGAGAGCCGATCGACTGCACTGAATCGTTTGATTGATGCTATAAATCAAGAAATGTGCAAAGTCCACAATCTTCTTCCTTTATTTGACGTAAGTAATTAgcatttatttgtcatttctTCCCCTAATAATCGGAACATTTTCCAGTTTTACAGTTAAACGGTCTCTTTGCttctttgtattttataccCAGTCTGTAATGCTtagtccgcgttttatacccaAGCCGTGGTCTGCAGTCCTTACTCGGTAGTCTGTGTTTTATACTGACCAGTAAAGTCTTGGCATAGCCTATACAGCTTGAACAAACCGTGTCACTCACAAAATGTCGGATTTGATGTTTTGAAATCCATCAAAATCAAACTTAAACATTGAAATTGGATCAAAGTCGATAATCACAAGAAATTGCATGGTTGTGTTTTATCGACATCAGATTATTCTGTTATTTGTCGATTGATCAGTATTGATTTTATTGACTattgaaattataaatttgTTATGCCCAGCTTTTTTCAAACCTCAATAGAGCGATTGAAGATTGCAGTGATCAGCTTGAATCTTACATAGCCTCAATAACACTGAAGAGCTTTTAGGAGCCTTGAACTTCCCCCCCTTTTTTTAATCCCACAAGATAAAATAGGTTGGCAACCAAGGAACCTCAATAAAAAGACTTTGACTTTGATGCTTAATTCTTCAATTCAGCCTTCAGAATTCAATGAGGCATTAGTTAGGGGCTAGGTGTTTGTCAGAGCATTGGAAAATATTGAAGTTAGTATTTACTTACTCTGTGATCGTGGTGTTTCAAGCCATCCGATTGGTTCTTCATCCTGGAGTAATTGAGCACTATTCCCTTCCTAATTAAGGAGTGAATAatgcgtgatccaaacaaaacaaaatggtggGCTTAATCTTGTGTTACGAGATGACAATTAAATTCCACTTTTCTTCTGCAAAGAGAAGTGAGATCAATGTGTgagtatacagctatttcaaaaagcGTTctcaaaataaaagcaaaaacccATAAGCCAAGACTGCAATTTGGGAATTTTTGAAAGTAGCTAACAATACCAGCACCATAATTATAGCAAAGATCTCCAGTGGCGCATGAAATGACCCATTCTACCTAGCAGTCTTTGCGTATGGGATGTTTGCTTTTTTTGACAATGTTTCGTGAGACATCTGTATAGTAAAACAAgcattattcttttcaattatGGTGAATACTTGCACTATTCACCTTGATTTCAAAGATTAATTGTTTATTagtgattaataattattgtttattagtGAGCATTAAGAGCATTTTTGATTGGATATTGTTTGAACCCAGGAGCTGTTATAAACCTTGATGTAATTTGATTGTTTGGGTGAAAAGATTCTTGAAAAGGATTGTCAGtagtgactgacatttcaaaCATTCTGAGCAGAACTCATCAGATGCATTAGTTAAGTGACAGTTGGAATCCGAAGATGACTTCTTTTCTGGATGTTGAAACATCAGTCAttaccaacagtccttctcatgACTCCTTTCACCCAGACATGCAATCAAATTTCATCGGGGTAACCatgttattattgtaattattgttaagtCATCAACCCTGATTGGTAGGTTTCATGGACAACCATTTGGCCGGCAGTACCCAAGCATTCTAATGCTTTGTGCATTAAGCAAAAATCAGGTGCATCAAACAACTTAGGGTAGGAGGTTAACAAACCAGCTAGAGTGTTCTGAAACAGCATCAAATTACAATTCTGTCATGCATTAATGAACTTTCACAAAAAATGTTTACAACAAAATTATCAAATCATAGTATTATCATTAGACCTAGTGTTTAGTGTGGGCCCCCAACTGTGAGAAAAATGATCATGCTTTGTATTGATGACACAGAAAATTCATTGACTTATGATATGAATCAGTCTTGCTTATTCTTTGTGATTCCAAAAGTGCGAATCTCTAAAATAACTAAAGGAATGTTCAAAAGTGATTATGGTATATCATGGTAATATTGATGTGGTTGCCCAAATTATCACTTAACAATCAAACTCACAAATGTGTTTGGAAGGCATTAAACATAAATCATTATTTTGCCTTTGCCAGGCATTCATTAGACCTTAAGCCACAGTTTGGCAGTAGTATCACATTGTAAGGATTGtgaggcccagttcaaacgtcgaacttctcatgtgccgaatctaatgcaaatgagcgaaaacaatagatttttctcatttgcattagattcggcacatgtaaagttcgacgtttgaaccgggcctgaGTTACTCTGCACTGTGGAAATGAAACTCAGTTTAAGCCAGGTCCTCTAAGCCAAATTGCAAAACTTTCACTGAAAAAGAATGCACCTATTTGAGCTACTCCTTTTTCAGCAATTCTTTCTGTGTCTTTAGATCTCAACTGCTCAAGAAATTATCAGCCACTTTAAAGGACACGCAGCAGATTTGGTCATTTGTGATGGTGCACCAGATGTGACTGGGCTTCATGATATTGATGAATACATTCAAGGACAGCTCCTATTGGCAGCGCTAAATATTACCACTCATATACTCAAGTTAGGTGGTAATTTTGTGGCTAAAATATTTAGAGGAAAAGATGTAGACCTTCTTTATTGTCAACTGAGGATTTTTTTCCCGACGTTGACCATTTGTAAACCAAGAAGCAGTCGGAATTCAAGCATTGAATCATTTGTTGTGTGTCAACATTATTCGCCACCAGATGGATTTTCACCAACCATGTTAAATCCATTACTGGGTGATCCAAGTCAATTGAAAAGGTAAAAACCTGTCTATACTTTAGTAATTGTGATACAGTTAGAATTAtagatagctcaactggtggagccgTACTGTGATGGCaacacagaggtcagggtttgatgcctgttcaggcctgaatttttcagttgCTCTCATAACTGCAAGGGTCATACTTAAAATACAGTTGgaataattaaataaaagaatTCCTTTTCCTTTGTACTGACTAGACCTTTTTACAAAGAGAATTTCCAGTTTCAAATATCCAATTGAGGCGAGTAAGTTGACCTGGATAAGAACAAGGGCTTATTAATGGGTAGCAATTTGTACATTATACATATATTACATACATTTGTAATCTGTTTTTATCATGATGATGGAAGTTACGCTATGACCAAAACTACATATCTTAAGTCTACAGCATGTGGTAAAGTTGCATGTTTATGTTTAGGAAATCATGATATGGTAGTAGCTTCAATTTGGTGTGAGTGAAGCCATTGTGGCAAGTACTATTACAGAAAAAGTTGCCTTTTGGAGTCAGGTTCATTGGTGCTAGGGTAAAACTGTTGTAGATATCCCATAATGACAACCTATTATTGGTGTTTGGGCAACCCTCTCTATTTTCTTCCCCAGACATCCTACGTGCATCAATACCCTATGCACCCATAAGACATGGACCAATTCTTAACTGTACATTAATTACCGAACCAAAACCCCATAACTGTACCTTGCTTGTGAGTCATATCCTGGCCCTTTGGTTCAGAAGTGAGATAACCAATTACGGACTAGGTCTTATTCCAGAATCTATTATTCCTTAGTCCCTGAGACATTCTTCTGCAAATTAGGGTGCTGGGCTTTGTCAACGTGTCGATTGAAAAGAATGTTCTTGATCAAAAATGAGGTATGGTAGGCTCatttgaacaaagaaaaaacgtgTCGATTGAAAAGAATGTTCTTGATCAAAAATGAGGTATGGTAGGCTCatttgaacaaagaaaaagaaaataataggtCATATGCCTGTTAGGAATAAGACTTCATCATAATCTATAATTTGTATACGTTATTTTGGTAGCCTAGAAGGAGTAAACAGGATGATTGTCCCATTCATGGCCTGTGGAGATCTTAGTGCATATGATTCAGATCAAACCTACCAACTTAATGTCACAGACCAGTTTTGTCGGTCACTGCCACCCACGCAAGAACCAATCAACCCTCCTTACAAAACTGCATGTCTTCTCAAGAAAACCTCCTGTTTAGCATCTGACAGGAATGAAGATTCCTCACGCATGTCAAGCAGCTGAAGTATATTATATTCCAGTGTATGTCAAACTGGTGCTTAAAACATattgtacatttttttaaacaaaagttTAAGCGTGTAAATTTTAtcatttgtacattttttattaattttgtttacttATAATTATGTGTTTTAGAACAGGAGAGCATTTTCTGATAATTTTAGCTGTGTTATGTGAGtaggaaataaaatgaagaTAAAAGTGTTTTCAGTCGTCTTTATTTGATTTTAATACACTTTTCCGCACAAATACCAATTTCATCATGCAGGCCTTGTTTTCGTGGAAGTATTAGTGGTAACAGCAGCTGAGCTTTGAGAGTTAGCCGCTTCTTTTAATTgtcatctttttctttcctctttttttcttaAGGTTCAGAATTGTGTTTTGAACAGCTTTGAAAGGGCGCTGCTTTCTGTCTTCGTTTTTTCTTACAGATTGGCTATTTGTGAGAAGGAGTAAACAGTATACGTTCAATCATTTcgtgaaatatatataaaattcatattgtagtgcggttgtagatgaaagtgaagaatgatcatcgcagtaaattttccaagccaagcaatagaccttttcagcttgtacattttgttttcccatttcagaccacgtgatgccctcctgggatttttccttttgttttttcattagttatgcgtaaatttgcacgtgcataagacgacatttgaaagaaactattccctcgagtagcatcacgtggtctgaaatgggaaaacaaaatgtacatgctgaaaaggtctattggaacaaagaagcctgaaaagtatcagggcttcaacgggattcgaacccgtgatcTCAGGCTCAGCTATGGGTTCCAACTCTTGAGGAAGATTATGTGCCGGCTCTGCGAGTTGTTGCGCTTCAGCAGGAGCCGTAGGGTCACGAAGAGCATAAGTTGATCCGCCATGGAAACAGCGGGCTGGTGGTGGTTGACCAAGCGGAAGGTAATCTCAAAAGACGACTGTCTTTGTGGAGTACAGGACGAAAAGACCACGATCCAAGCGGAGAGACCAAATTTAAATTCGAAATGCCGCAAAGCATTACTGACGCTATCAGCACGGGCGGAAACGGGGGAATGGGATGGAATAAAGGCGTGTTTTGCAATGAGCTAATTaattatgcagtgagaatagttAGTTTACGACTGCTTTCTGGAACGATGTTAATGTGACTCGTGAATCGAATCCAATTGAACTCGCAAAGTTCAAGCTTGGTCTTTAATTTCGTTCAATTGCCGAACTCGAAGGAACACCACCGATTGAGTtcaattaaatttgatttctgaACGTTCATTTTTACTCTATGGAGTCAAGGAAACTATGAGTATTCACAGATAAAGGAATAATCGAAACAGTCACTTTTGTAAAAATCTGACACATGGATTGCACTGATCTCTATTTTACCGCCTGGATCGAAACAATATCCTTAGGCTATTGAGgttgaaaaaaatctcacctctTTTTTTTGCGTGCCGCACAAGCAACGTTAAtgagtttatttatttatttatttttactattACAATTTAATGGCAacttacaaaatacaaaaacaggaaaaaaaattagaaaaatgcCATAGGGACAGTCCGTAAAAGAGTCAGAGACCCCTTACTCAGACAGACCACCCAGCTATTTAGAAATATATAACTCCACATatgaaacataaaaaaaatatatacgaGAATACAACATATCTACTAAAATATACCGTGTCAGTTCTCAAATAATCAACTCGTTCTGTTGGTGTGCTAATTTATCACACCACGCTTAAAACTTGAGATGCTAGAAGCTGATCTTACGTAAAACGGAAGTGAATTCCACATGTCTACAATACgattaaaaaaaactaaatttaaacgtCTTTGTTCTAGCATAGTTCTTCTTTAAAGTGAGGCTGTCTTTTCCTCTTAAAGGATACCTAGCGGTATCAGAATAAAATTGGACGCATCTAGACATGTCTATATTAATGTATCCATTCaaagctttataaaaaaaagtacataaaaaagaaatcatcTGTGTTCCAAAGACAGTAAATTAAGATTAGAGATACGAACTTCATAGTCATCTTCAGTTTTTAGAATAAACTTTGTGGCGCGACGTTGCACTCTTTCCAATTTAGTAATATTCCTGGCAGTGAAAGGTGATTAAACAACAGACCCATATTCGAGCTGTGACCTAACCAAAGCGTAGTACAGAGTTTTCAACGTTAAAACATCTCTAAACTCTCTTCAATTTCTCTTTATAAAACCAAGCACTTTGTTGGTTTTGCTAGAAATCTTGTCTATATGAGAATTCCAACTTGAAGACAATTTAGCTAGAAATCTTGTCTATATGAAAATTCCAAGACAGTTTATGGTTCGTCAGCAAGCCAAGATCAGAGAATTCAGCAGTAATTTCAAGGGTGGTACCCCCCAATTGCAGAGGGGCAAAAATTGGGGAGCAATTTTTTGTAATCCGCATTAACTTGcacttctttgttttgaagCTCATATGATTTAGCCGACTCCAGGAAACCAAGCTATTCAGATCATCCTGAAGCGATTCATGATCACATGGCTGTTGAATGACCCTCGAGGTTTTACAGTCATCTGCATACAAAGCTACCAAACTTGGGGGAGAAACAACATCAGGCAGGTCGTTTATAAAAATCACGAACAATAAAGGCCCCATAAGGGACCCTTGGGGTACCCCTGAGGGGATA
This genomic stretch from Acropora muricata isolate sample 2 chromosome 5, ASM3666990v1, whole genome shotgun sequence harbors:
- the LOC136916033 gene encoding tRNA (cytidine(32)/guanosine(34)-2'-O)-methyltransferase-like isoform X2 — protein: MGRSSKDKRDIYYRLAKEEGWRARSAYKLLQLNDDFDLLSGVNRVVDLCAAPGSWSQVLSRKLINERPQADDEVKIVAVDLQSMAPLPGVVQIQGDITKISTAQEIISHFKGHAADLVICDGAPDVTGLHDIDEYIQGQLLLAALNITTHILKLGGNFVAKIFRGKDVDLLYCQLRIFFPTLTICKPRSSRNSSIESFVVCQHYSPPDGFSPTMLNPLLGDPSQLKRRSKQDDCPIHGLWRS
- the LOC136916033 gene encoding tRNA (cytidine(32)/guanosine(34)-2'-O)-methyltransferase-like isoform X1; translated protein: MGRSSKDKRDIYYRLAKEEGWRARSAYKLLQLNDDFDLLSGVNRVVDLCAAPGSWSQVLSRKLINERPQADDEVKIVAVDLQSMAPLPGVVQIQGDITKISTAQEIISHFKGHAADLVICDGAPDVTGLHDIDEYIQGQLLLAALNITTHILKLGGNFVAKIFRGKDVDLLYCQLRIFFPTLTICKPRSSRNSSIESFVVCQHYSPPDGFSPTMLNPLLGDPSQLKSLEGVNRMIVPFMACGDLSAYDSDQTYQLNVTDQFCRSLPPTQEPINPPYKTACLLKKTSCLASDRNEDSSRMSSS